The proteins below come from a single Anderseniella sp. Alg231-50 genomic window:
- a CDS encoding ornithine cyclodeaminase yields the protein MTKLPPAPSKLAFVPFVSVENMMRIVNTIGAAKMIAEMAEYIEADFVRWDKFDKTPRVAAHSHEGVIELMPTSDGETYGFKYVNGHPANMARGFQTVTAFGVLARVDNGYPILLSEMTVLTALRTAATSAVAAKHLAPKNARTMAMIGNGAQCEFQALAMREIVGVETVRLFDIDATATEKAVRNLANTGLKVVACTSAEEAMTGAEIITTCTADKQYATILTDNMVGSGVHINAIGGDCPGKTELHKDILLRSSIFVEYPPQTRIEGEIQQLDADHPVTELWQVITGKTKGRTSSDQITLFDSVGFATEDFSALRYVHDQLESTGHFDELDMIADPDDPRDLFGMVQRAKV from the coding sequence ATGACCAAGTTACCACCGGCCCCTTCCAAGCTCGCTTTTGTTCCGTTTGTCAGCGTTGAAAACATGATGCGCATCGTCAACACCATCGGTGCAGCAAAGATGATTGCCGAGATGGCCGAGTATATCGAGGCCGACTTTGTGCGCTGGGACAAGTTCGACAAGACGCCTCGCGTTGCCGCCCATTCGCACGAAGGTGTCATCGAACTGATGCCGACCAGCGACGGCGAGACCTATGGTTTCAAATACGTCAACGGCCACCCGGCCAATATGGCGCGCGGTTTCCAGACCGTGACCGCCTTCGGCGTCCTGGCCAGGGTGGACAATGGCTACCCCATCCTGCTGTCGGAAATGACGGTTCTCACCGCACTGCGCACCGCTGCGACGTCAGCGGTGGCGGCGAAACACCTCGCGCCGAAGAACGCGCGGACCATGGCGATGATCGGCAATGGGGCACAGTGTGAGTTTCAGGCGCTGGCGATGCGGGAAATTGTCGGCGTTGAAACCGTCCGCCTTTTCGACATTGACGCAACCGCGACCGAAAAGGCGGTCCGCAATCTGGCCAATACCGGCCTGAAAGTGGTCGCCTGCACGTCGGCCGAAGAGGCCATGACCGGCGCGGAAATCATCACCACCTGTACCGCAGACAAGCAGTACGCCACCATCCTGACCGATAACATGGTCGGATCCGGTGTGCACATCAATGCCATTGGCGGCGACTGTCCCGGCAAGACGGAACTGCACAAGGATATCCTGTTGCGCTCAAGTATTTTTGTGGAGTACCCGCCGCAGACCCGCATTGAAGGGGAAATCCAGCAACTGGATGCGGACCATCCGGTGACCGAACTGTGGCAGGTGATTACCGGCAAGACCAAGGGCCGCACATCAAGCGACCAGATCACCCTGTTTGACAGCGTCGGTTTCGCCACGGAGGATTTTTCCGCCCTGCGCTATGTCCATGACCAGCTCGAGTCCACCGGGCATTTTGACGAGCTTGACATGATCGCCGACCCGGATGATCCACGCGACCTGTTCGGCATGGTACAAAGAGCGAAAGTCTGA
- a CDS encoding dihydrofolate reductase family protein, whose product MTTGHVFIAISLDGFIARRDGNIDWLMKQQTSGEDHGYDAFMASVDGIIMGRGTFEKVLTFGDWSYPKPVVVMSGTLNDADIPGDLRDKVQVSALGPAEIMRELADKGWARAYVDGGRVIQSFLQAGLISDMTLTHIPVLIGEGLPLFGKLDRDIDLEHLETRSFPSGLVSSTYRVRQAGNRTP is encoded by the coding sequence TTGACAACCGGACATGTTTTTATCGCAATAAGCCTGGACGGCTTTATTGCCCGCCGGGACGGCAACATCGACTGGCTGATGAAGCAGCAAACCAGCGGTGAAGATCATGGCTATGACGCGTTCATGGCGTCGGTTGACGGCATCATCATGGGCCGCGGCACATTTGAAAAAGTCCTGACTTTCGGTGACTGGTCATATCCCAAGCCGGTTGTCGTGATGAGCGGAACATTGAACGATGCGGACATTCCGGGCGACCTGCGCGACAAAGTGCAGGTTTCAGCTCTTGGACCGGCTGAAATCATGCGCGAGCTTGCGGACAAGGGCTGGGCGCGGGCCTATGTTGACGGCGGCAGGGTGATCCAGTCGTTTCTTCAGGCTGGATTGATCTCAGACATGACACTGACACACATACCCGTATTGATCGGGGAAGGCTTGCCGTTGTTTGGCAAGCTGGACCGAGATATCGACCTTGAACATCTCGAGACCCGGTCATTTCCGTCCGGCCTGGTAAGCTCGACATACAGGGTCAGGCAAGCCGGCAACCGGACACCGTGA